A window of the Labrus mixtus chromosome 8, fLabMix1.1, whole genome shotgun sequence genome harbors these coding sequences:
- the mrpl34 gene encoding 39S ribosomal protein L34, mitochondrial, producing MNIIQSSFSRLRVVSLFTSSPAGNLAVTGVSHIRLFSNLIVPRAASGPQVSRCGPLSSQAEGSGVFQQLPWQYQQVRTRKRGNEYQPKNIKRKRTHGWIKRLSSQGGIEVILRRMFKGRKSLSH from the exons ATGAACATTATACAGTCGTCCTTTTCTCGACTGCGTGTGGTATCTCTTTTCACCAG TTCACCTGCAGGGAACCTTGCAGTAACTGGCGTCTCTCACATTAGATTATTCAGCAACTTGATCGTGCCCAGAGCAGCTTCCGGGCCTCAAGTTTCCAGATGTGGGCCTCTGTCTTCACAAGCCGAGGGTTCAGGAGTATTCCAACAGCTTCCGTGGCAATACCAGCAGGTACGGACACGGAAAAGAGGCAATGAGTATCAGCCCAAGAACATCAAACGCAAGAGGACCCACGGCTGGATCAAGAGGCTCAGCTCACAAGGGGGCATCGAGGTGATTCTACGACGCATGTTTAAGGGACGCAAATCCCTCTCACACTGA
- the LOC132978945 gene encoding DET1- and DDB1-associated protein 1-like, whose protein sequence is MEKEDFLKGLPVYNKTNFSRFHADSVCKASNRRPSVYLPTREYPSEQIIVTEKTNILLRYLHQQWDKKNAAKKREQEQTDGENTAPPRKIARTDCRELNEDS, encoded by the exons ATGGAGAAG gaagatttcctgaAGGGACTACCTGTGTACAACAAGACTAACTTCAGCAGGTTCCATGCGGACTCTGTATGTAAAGCTTCA aaCCGTCGACCATCTGTGTACCTTCCAACCCGGGAATATCCATCAGAGCAGA TCATAGTCACAGAGAAGACAAACATCCTACTGCGGTATCTCCACCAACAGTGGGACAAAAAG AATGCAGCCAAAAAGCGAGAGCAAGAACAAACAGATGGGGAGAACACGGCGCCGCCGAGAAAAATTGCCAGAACAGACTGCCGGGAGCTGAATGAGGATTCATAA
- the LOC132978944 gene encoding anoctamin-8-like isoform X1 yields the protein MQAAGKGAADTDAAVHSSSSGAADVDDSDGAGERMERTVPSEQQDRTNNQQQLQQQQQQQQHTSLTPSGVLDKLFGKRLLQARHYIMSRKSWLKMVPTENCDILMTFPDNIDDHTLLWLLNQFRVGIPQVSIQIRQQKHAQTHAFFITTTFENLLQGAEQMSMHKAVKPQFGGGMRRFSCEEDNIYENIESELCFFTSQERQIIIKYWLDNLRAKQGEVLHNIHFLEGQPIIPELVARGVIHQMFPLHEQRILNQLMTSWVQAVCERQPLDDICDYFGVKIGMYFAWLGFYTNSMLYPAVIGFLLWILAEADQTSQDICCVVFALFNVVWATLFLERWKRREAELAYRWGTLDTPAESLEEPRPQFRGVKRCSPITGCEEFYYPPWKRALFRWLVSLPICLLCLCFVFLAMLLCLELQEVVMEIQELPGITRFIPKILLALTVTVCDEVYKKIAYWLNDMENYRLQSAYENNLIIKMVFFEFINSYLSLFYIGFYLKDMERLKEMLATLLIFRQFLQNIKEVLQPYIYEQNKLGVFTPKVLWELLQAIMLKYGRLALGKAQASMTAYSFLGPRGIGVSHTANGNPEPRRRGDLKAGFRLSEEEWDMSDSNLKQRKVSFTEKVDYQDVTTETQPVFDSFLEDSPTLVEEGMDPSSIFDSCDEDSDCESLSQQETKEHVSSPKESDSLCQRRKNAGEEKEEKKSWIDPPEEPQTVTLTQAEIESCMQTYEDTLQDYQEMFIQFGYVVLFSSAFPLAAMCALINNIIEIRSDALKLCTGLQRPFGQRVENIGQWQTAMEAMGLIAIIVNCYLIGQCGQLQRLFPWLSPEMTIISIVLLEHFAILLKYVIHVAIPDIPGWVAEEMAKLEYRRREAFKKHEQQAQQHFQQQLRRRREEEELQRQAELQVEARQESDYHKADSQHQHHHDKATGGKAGDKPKRPSSLLGNNNVMKLKQIIPLQGKFSSGTSRSPAQSPTGGEAKLPGFLKFLKSPEVKKEPAVAAGASPGSTVASSALPGGHERSQSPNRTFSPGKLFSFSKSEGTVVCVNGTQTTGQPANTQPNRAELNTSQEELPSNESEKGESRQLTDSENSGSKS from the exons ATAACATAGACGACCACACTCTGCTGTGGCTCCTGAATCAGTTTCGTGTCGGGATCCCACAGGTCAGCATTCAGATCCGACAGCAAAAACACGCCCAGACACACGCCTTCTTCATCACGACAACATTCGAGAA TTTACTGCAGGGGGCGGAGCAGATGAGCATGCACAAGGCCGTCAAACCGCAGTTTGGTGGCGGGATGCGGCGCTTCTCCTGCGAGGAAGACAACATCTACGAGAACATCGAGAGCGAGCTCTGCTTCTTTACGTCACAG GAGCGTCAGATCATTATAAAGTATTGGCTGGACAATCTGCGAGCCAAACAAGGGGAGGTGCTTCACAACATTCACTTCCTGGAGGGACAGCCAATCA TCCCAGAGCTGGTAGCTCGAGGAGTGATCCATCAGATGTTTCCTCTCCATGAGCAGAGGATCCTCAATCAGCTGATGACATCGTGGGTCCAGGCTGTGTGTGAGAGGCAGCCACTGG ATGATATCTGTGACTACTTTGGGGTGAAGATCGGCATGTATTTTGCCTGGCTTGGTTTCTACACAAACTCCATGCTTTACCCTGCTGTCATCGGCTTCCTGCTCTGGATCCTCGCAGAGGCCGACCAG ACCAGTCAGGATATCTGCTGTGTTGTTTTCGCCCTCTTCAACGTTGTGTGGGCGACACTGTTTCTGGAGCGCTGGAAGAGGCGAGAAGCTGAGCTCGCCTACAGGTGGGGGACCCTTGACACCCCCGCTGAGTCCTTAGAGGAGCCCAGACCACAGTTTAGG ggagTGAAGCGCTGCAGTCCTATAACGGGCTGCGAGGAGTTTTACTACCCGCCCTGGAAGAGAGCTCTGTTCAGATGGCTGGTCAGCCTGCCCAtctgcctcctctgtctctgctttgTCTTCCTCGCCATGCTGCTCTGCCTGGAACTGCAG GAAGTGGTGATGGAGATCCAGGAGCTTCCAGGTATCACAAGATTCATTCCTAAGATACTCCTGGCCCTTACTGTGACTGTATGTGACGAAGTGTATAAGAAGATCGCCTACTGGCTCAATGACATGG AGAACTACAGACTGCAGAGTGCCTATGAGAATAATCTCATCATCAAGATGGTTTTT tttgaatTCATCAATTCTTACCTAAGCCTTTTCTACATTGGATTCTACCTCAAGGACATGGAGAGACTGAAAGAG ATGCTAGCCACTCTACTGATCTTCCGCCAATTCCTACAGAACATCAAAGAGGTCCTCCAGCCTTATATCTATGAGCAAAACAAGCTGGGTGTCTTCACCCCAAAGGTGCTGTGGGAGCTCCTCCAAGCCATCATGCTCAAATATGGCCGCCTTGCTCTGGGAAAGGCTCAAGCCTCAATGACAGCTTATTCCTTCCTGGGTCCCAGAGGGATCGGCGTCAGTCACACCGCTAACGGTAATCCTGAGCCGAGGAGACGAGGGGATCTGAAAGCCGGATTCAGGCTGTCAGAGGAAGAGTGGGACATGAGTGACAGCAATCTGAAGCAGCGTAAAGTCAGCTTCACGGAGAAGGTCGACTACCAGGACGTGACGACAGAAACCCAGCCGGTGTTTGACAGCTTCCTCGAGGACAGTCCGACGCTGGTCGAGGAGGGGATGGACCCGTCCAGTATTTTTGACAGCTGTGACGAGGACAGTGATTGCGAATCGCTGAGTCAA CAGGAAACCAAGGAGCATGTGTCCTCTCCAAAGGaatctgactctctctgtcagagaagaaagaatgcaggtgaggagaaagaggagaagaagtcaTGGATTGATCCACCTGAAGAACCTCAAACTGTCACTCTGACCCAGGCTGAGATTGAGAGCTGTATGCAGACATACGAG GACACGCTCCAGGACTATCAGGAAATGTTCATTCAATTTGGTTATGTGGTGCTTTTCTCCTCTGCGTTTCCCCTGGCGGCCATGTGTGCTCTTATCAACAACATCATTGAGATCCGCAGTGACGCGCTGAAGCTCTGCACCGGCCTGCAGAGACCCTTCGGACAGAGGGTGGAGAATATCGGACAGTGGCAG ACTGCAATGGAGGCCATGGGCTTGATCGCCATCATCGTAAACTGTTACCTGATTGGCCAGTGTGGTCAACTGCAGCGTCTGTTTCCCTGGCTTAGCCCTGAGATGACCATCATATCCATCGTCTTACTAGAG CACTTTGCAATCCTCCTAAAGTACGTCATCCATGTTGCCATCCCTGATATCCCCGGCTGGGTAGCAGAAGAGATGGCCAAGCTAGAGTACCGACGAAGGGAAGCTTTCAAG AAACACGAGCAGCAGGCCCAGCAGCActtccagcagcagctcagacgCCGGCGTGAAGAAGAGGAGCTCCAGCGTCAGGCTGAGCTGCAGGTCGAGGCCCGCCAGGAGAGCGACTACCACAAGGCAGACTCCCAGCACCAGCACCACCATGACAAAGCAACAGGGGGCAAAGCAGGCGACAAGCCAAAGAGACCGAGCTCACTGCTGGGAAACAACAACGTGATGAAACTGAAGCAGATCATCCCTCTGCAGGGGAAGTTTTCCTCTGGCACCTCACGCTCACCGGCTCAGTCCCCCACAGGAGGCGAGGCAAAGCTGCCGGGATTTCTCAAGTTCTTAAAGTCACCCGAGGTGAAAAAGGAGCCGGCGGTGGCAGCTGGAGCATCACCGGGGTCAACCGTGGCTTCTTCAGCGCTCCCTGGTGGCCACGAGAGATCACAGTCCCCTAACAGGACATTCAGTCCAGGAAAGCTGTTCAGTTTCAGCAAATCAGAGGGGACTGTGGTGTGTGTGAACGGGACGCAAACGACAGGTCAACCTGCTAACACTCAACCAAACAGAGCTGAGTTAAACACAAGCCAGGAGGAGTTACCCTCTAATGAGTCGGAAAAAGGAGAATCAAGACAGTTGACTGATTCTGAAAACTCGGGTTCCAAGAGTTAA
- the LOC132978944 gene encoding anoctamin-8-like isoform X2: MQAAGKGAADTDAAVHSSSSGAADVDDSDGAGERMERTVPSEQQDRTNNQQQLQQQQQQQQHTSLTPSGVLDKLFGKRLLQARHYIMSRKSWLKMVPTENCDILMTFPDNIDDHTLLWLLNQFRVGIPQVSIQIRQQKHAQTHAFFITTTFENLLQGAEQMSMHKAVKPQFGGGMRRFSCEEDNIYENIESELCFFTSQERQIIIKYWLDNLRAKQGEVLHNIHFLEGQPIIPELVARGVIHQMFPLHEQRILNQLMTSWVQAVCERQPLDDICDYFGVKIGMYFAWLGFYTNSMLYPAVIGFLLWILAEADQTSQDICCVVFALFNVVWATLFLERWKRREAELAYRWGTLDTPAESLEEPRPQFRGVKRCSPITGCEEFYYPPWKRALFRWLVSLPICLLCLCFVFLAMLLCLELQEVVMEIQELPGITRFIPKILLALTVTVCDEVYKKIAYWLNDMENYRLQSAYENNLIIKMVFFEFINSYLSLFYIGFYLKDMERLKEMLATLLIFRQFLQNIKEVLQPYIYEQNKLGVFTPKVLWELLQAIMLKYGRLALGKAQASMTAYSFLGPRGIGVSHTANGNPEPRRRGDLKAGFRLSEEEWDMSDSNLKQRKVSFTEKVDYQDVTTETQPVFDSFLEDSPTLVEEGMDPSSIFDSCDEDSDCESLSQESDSLCQRRKNAGEEKEEKKSWIDPPEEPQTVTLTQAEIESCMQTYEDTLQDYQEMFIQFGYVVLFSSAFPLAAMCALINNIIEIRSDALKLCTGLQRPFGQRVENIGQWQTAMEAMGLIAIIVNCYLIGQCGQLQRLFPWLSPEMTIISIVLLEHFAILLKYVIHVAIPDIPGWVAEEMAKLEYRRREAFKKHEQQAQQHFQQQLRRRREEEELQRQAELQVEARQESDYHKADSQHQHHHDKATGGKAGDKPKRPSSLLGNNNVMKLKQIIPLQGKFSSGTSRSPAQSPTGGEAKLPGFLKFLKSPEVKKEPAVAAGASPGSTVASSALPGGHERSQSPNRTFSPGKLFSFSKSEGTVVCVNGTQTTGQPANTQPNRAELNTSQEELPSNESEKGESRQLTDSENSGSKS, from the exons ATAACATAGACGACCACACTCTGCTGTGGCTCCTGAATCAGTTTCGTGTCGGGATCCCACAGGTCAGCATTCAGATCCGACAGCAAAAACACGCCCAGACACACGCCTTCTTCATCACGACAACATTCGAGAA TTTACTGCAGGGGGCGGAGCAGATGAGCATGCACAAGGCCGTCAAACCGCAGTTTGGTGGCGGGATGCGGCGCTTCTCCTGCGAGGAAGACAACATCTACGAGAACATCGAGAGCGAGCTCTGCTTCTTTACGTCACAG GAGCGTCAGATCATTATAAAGTATTGGCTGGACAATCTGCGAGCCAAACAAGGGGAGGTGCTTCACAACATTCACTTCCTGGAGGGACAGCCAATCA TCCCAGAGCTGGTAGCTCGAGGAGTGATCCATCAGATGTTTCCTCTCCATGAGCAGAGGATCCTCAATCAGCTGATGACATCGTGGGTCCAGGCTGTGTGTGAGAGGCAGCCACTGG ATGATATCTGTGACTACTTTGGGGTGAAGATCGGCATGTATTTTGCCTGGCTTGGTTTCTACACAAACTCCATGCTTTACCCTGCTGTCATCGGCTTCCTGCTCTGGATCCTCGCAGAGGCCGACCAG ACCAGTCAGGATATCTGCTGTGTTGTTTTCGCCCTCTTCAACGTTGTGTGGGCGACACTGTTTCTGGAGCGCTGGAAGAGGCGAGAAGCTGAGCTCGCCTACAGGTGGGGGACCCTTGACACCCCCGCTGAGTCCTTAGAGGAGCCCAGACCACAGTTTAGG ggagTGAAGCGCTGCAGTCCTATAACGGGCTGCGAGGAGTTTTACTACCCGCCCTGGAAGAGAGCTCTGTTCAGATGGCTGGTCAGCCTGCCCAtctgcctcctctgtctctgctttgTCTTCCTCGCCATGCTGCTCTGCCTGGAACTGCAG GAAGTGGTGATGGAGATCCAGGAGCTTCCAGGTATCACAAGATTCATTCCTAAGATACTCCTGGCCCTTACTGTGACTGTATGTGACGAAGTGTATAAGAAGATCGCCTACTGGCTCAATGACATGG AGAACTACAGACTGCAGAGTGCCTATGAGAATAATCTCATCATCAAGATGGTTTTT tttgaatTCATCAATTCTTACCTAAGCCTTTTCTACATTGGATTCTACCTCAAGGACATGGAGAGACTGAAAGAG ATGCTAGCCACTCTACTGATCTTCCGCCAATTCCTACAGAACATCAAAGAGGTCCTCCAGCCTTATATCTATGAGCAAAACAAGCTGGGTGTCTTCACCCCAAAGGTGCTGTGGGAGCTCCTCCAAGCCATCATGCTCAAATATGGCCGCCTTGCTCTGGGAAAGGCTCAAGCCTCAATGACAGCTTATTCCTTCCTGGGTCCCAGAGGGATCGGCGTCAGTCACACCGCTAACGGTAATCCTGAGCCGAGGAGACGAGGGGATCTGAAAGCCGGATTCAGGCTGTCAGAGGAAGAGTGGGACATGAGTGACAGCAATCTGAAGCAGCGTAAAGTCAGCTTCACGGAGAAGGTCGACTACCAGGACGTGACGACAGAAACCCAGCCGGTGTTTGACAGCTTCCTCGAGGACAGTCCGACGCTGGTCGAGGAGGGGATGGACCCGTCCAGTATTTTTGACAGCTGTGACGAGGACAGTGATTGCGAATCGCTGAGTCAA GaatctgactctctctgtcagagaagaaagaatgcaggtgaggagaaagaggagaagaagtcaTGGATTGATCCACCTGAAGAACCTCAAACTGTCACTCTGACCCAGGCTGAGATTGAGAGCTGTATGCAGACATACGAG GACACGCTCCAGGACTATCAGGAAATGTTCATTCAATTTGGTTATGTGGTGCTTTTCTCCTCTGCGTTTCCCCTGGCGGCCATGTGTGCTCTTATCAACAACATCATTGAGATCCGCAGTGACGCGCTGAAGCTCTGCACCGGCCTGCAGAGACCCTTCGGACAGAGGGTGGAGAATATCGGACAGTGGCAG ACTGCAATGGAGGCCATGGGCTTGATCGCCATCATCGTAAACTGTTACCTGATTGGCCAGTGTGGTCAACTGCAGCGTCTGTTTCCCTGGCTTAGCCCTGAGATGACCATCATATCCATCGTCTTACTAGAG CACTTTGCAATCCTCCTAAAGTACGTCATCCATGTTGCCATCCCTGATATCCCCGGCTGGGTAGCAGAAGAGATGGCCAAGCTAGAGTACCGACGAAGGGAAGCTTTCAAG AAACACGAGCAGCAGGCCCAGCAGCActtccagcagcagctcagacgCCGGCGTGAAGAAGAGGAGCTCCAGCGTCAGGCTGAGCTGCAGGTCGAGGCCCGCCAGGAGAGCGACTACCACAAGGCAGACTCCCAGCACCAGCACCACCATGACAAAGCAACAGGGGGCAAAGCAGGCGACAAGCCAAAGAGACCGAGCTCACTGCTGGGAAACAACAACGTGATGAAACTGAAGCAGATCATCCCTCTGCAGGGGAAGTTTTCCTCTGGCACCTCACGCTCACCGGCTCAGTCCCCCACAGGAGGCGAGGCAAAGCTGCCGGGATTTCTCAAGTTCTTAAAGTCACCCGAGGTGAAAAAGGAGCCGGCGGTGGCAGCTGGAGCATCACCGGGGTCAACCGTGGCTTCTTCAGCGCTCCCTGGTGGCCACGAGAGATCACAGTCCCCTAACAGGACATTCAGTCCAGGAAAGCTGTTCAGTTTCAGCAAATCAGAGGGGACTGTGGTGTGTGTGAACGGGACGCAAACGACAGGTCAACCTGCTAACACTCAACCAAACAGAGCTGAGTTAAACACAAGCCAGGAGGAGTTACCCTCTAATGAGTCGGAAAAAGGAGAATCAAGACAGTTGACTGATTCTGAAAACTCGGGTTCCAAGAGTTAA